From the genome of Strix aluco isolate bStrAlu1 chromosome 13, bStrAlu1.hap1, whole genome shotgun sequence:
TCTTCAGAGACAAGTTTTTGACTCATAAGTGAGCGGGGCAACAGGGACTAGCGTTGGAAGGAACAGCGCCATTCAACCTTCGTTCAGCTCTGCTGAGCTGAGAGAAGGTGGCGGGGCTACTGATTTGCTGGACTGAGTGTAAAGTAGTCATGAGCAAGTTTTGATTTGCAAACTGGAAACTCTTTAAATGGCTGAAATGTGAAATTTGGAGTAAAGCTTTGAACGAGCCTATTAAGTAAACCTCTCCGTCTACAGCTAGCTTGTTCACCTCCTTTGGTAGCAGTACAGTGCGTTAGCTTCAACAGGTATCCTCCCTGTCTGATTACCGTGTTTTTAAGCAGTTACCATACTCCTGCCTCAGCCTTTGCTGAACTAACAAAACAGGATGTCTTCCCATCCAATGCTTCTGGTCACGCAAAATGCCTGTACCTGTGCCAGCTGCACTTTCACTTTCCTGAATGAGAAAGATTAGactcatatacacacacagcttCAGATGCATTTCACAAAAGTGTTGTATGAAGAtgcaaatactttcttttttgacAGCCCCCCTCCCTACACTGTCTGAATCTTAGGCACTAGAACAGGTCATTTTTTGTCTTGTAGATATCCAGTAGATAACAGTCTAGTTTTTGCATGTTGAATTAGTGTTGCTGGTGTTAATAACGGTTATTTTGTACTATCCAGGTCTAATTTTGATTTGCTGATCATGATGAAAAGCAACCTCTGACACTGCTCCATTAGTAATGTTGGAAAATGCATGTAATGGGTTAATATTTCAGCCTTCCTCTTTCTTACAATAAACCACATTACTGAGTCATAATGAGAGTTGTACCACATTAGAGTAACTTTTTTCCACTACAGTTGAATGAATTTGAACTTGTATCTAAGCCCTGAAATTTTCCTGTGAATGATGGCTACTAAGTGGTTCATCAGCTGTGTGATGAAAAAGCTTGTACTAGTTACATCCCAAGTGCCAGTCAAATACAGCATGCAGGAAGTATCTTGTCTTGCTCCTATGTCCAGTAGCAATTTGAAAATTGGCTGAGAGAAATGGAGttattttcagagaacagaaaatgttatgtACATGTATCGGAGCACTCCTAAGAGCCTTAGCACTAGAAATAAACATGTGTCTCGTGAAATATCTTTGTGCTAAGCATGCAAACTTCTGTGGTTACGTTAGATTACTGTATCTAGTAAGACATCATGGATGTTTTCTACTACACAATCATATTCTTTATATTGTGACTTCCTTAACTGTTCTATAATATAGGCAGATGGCAGGCGGGTAGCTCTCCTCGAGTGGTATGCTTGTTTCAAAGTAAAGCAAGGCTAAGATTTGACTTAAATACAAAAACTTATTTCTAATATAAGCTTCTTTACACCGTGCTTTATGCatatatttcattaatgcaaTTGGTGTTATATGTTTAGAGTGCAAACTTTGTAATCTCTATGTGtgtatattttgttttccagtcgttttccccctcccctttcccaaaAGCAGAGAGATCTGTGATAACAAATATCTCTGTGGATCATAACAAAACTTTTCTCAACAGACAAGAAGAGTATGTTGTGAATACATACTGTATCAGTAATGAAGTATATAAGGGATGTGTCTGCCAGTAATGATGCATTTGGCAATGGATCTGGCACCAACCGCTCtcaaccagacagaaaattaggaTCCTGTCTAAAATGTGGAATGAGAGTTTAGTAGTAAACTTGAATTGTAGCTCTGCAAAGCAACTGTACCCCCGCAGTCCCAAGGAAACAATAGATAGTAACTCAGTCTGTGTTCTTATGAGGTATTTTCAGGCATTCATGGGAATCAATTTATATTTTGTCCTCATGTCATGGATTGCAATCCATAGTGGGTGCCATTCAGTTTTCTGGAATGCCCGCCCTTGGAATGACACCTAGTATATTGAAAGTCACAAAATGCAGATAAAGAGAGGCAAAACAAAGGCATTTTAATATCTTGCAACAACCTGTGCTagatatttattttctactgCCAAGCAGAAAGAACGGAAACATACTGACTAATTTTTACCAGAACAATAATGAGACATCCACCAGTAAACATGAGTGTAGGCCAAAGGAAAGCGAAGAGGAGGCCTTCCGGGGGATAAAGTCTACTTAAAATGACATTGGTCCGTGTTCCTCCTGGGTCATAGTAGCATGGGAAAGTCTGGTATTTTTTGAAATTGCTTGCAATTGTTTCTATTCGTGCTTTAACTTCATTGGAGTTCTCCGACTTGCCTGGGACGTATGAGCACTGGAATAAGAAATCAAGGTGATTCATTATAATGGATACTCTAATACAAGGTTTGTAGCTAAGTCTGAGTAAAACAAACATGCTAGTACTGACAGAAACTGGTGGTTTAACTAGCATCCCTGGAGATCATCTTTGTTTCCTTATGTCTGTAACCCAGTTGCCATGTTTCTGTCAGTGTGTCTATGCCCCTAGTGTGCAGATTCACAGATTGGAATAATGTTGGAAACCAATAATACATATGTGCTCAAAATAAAACTGCGGTCTGAGACTTCATTATTACAGTGCCAAGCTCAGATTCCTAGCAGAGCATCTAGGCACCACCATAGCAGAAATGTGTTAGTTGTGCAGGCAAACAAAGTTGCTTCACTGTGCACCTCTGGTTGTAACTAGTagaaaaataagaggaaagcACGGCTCTAAGGGGCTTCCTACTTGTCCTCGTAACACAGAACTGTTTTGACGTGTAGTAATAAAGCAAAGTTATTTGTCTTAAGTGGAAATACTATTAGACTTTGAAGCCCTCTCGTTGTTGTTGTTAACAGTTTTTTTACTGCAATATTATTTTACATACATAATAATGCTTAGGTGTTTTAAACGGGAAACTGGCCAAGGCAGAAAGGGGATGGCTCCTGACCTGAAGGCTTGTACTTGCAGTAATGCAAACAGTAGGAAGGAAATCAGCAAATCACCTCTTTGCAGTGAACAAGGCTCTTGTTTCAACGTACAGTGGATAAGTTCTGCTTGGCCACTTCATCGTATGTAGCTTTCTCTGAGATAGTGACTATGAAGATAGGCATTAGCTAGTGAAATTCTCTTTAAGTGTTTTATGCTGTCAGATTTGCACTGTGTGAAACTCTAATTATATAATTTCTTTAAGAAGATGAGCACTTACAGTCTGAGCATGTTTGTTTTGGATTCTGAAAGTGCTTCAGTCTTGGGCATGCAAGATCTGAATTTCACTTTACGTCCCGTTAGGGAGAGTTGAGCTGGAATAAGGCCTCCGAAATACTCGTGGTTTTGGAACTGAACTGAACATGATCTTCCTGGGGACAGCATACCTGCAGGAGCACTTCTGATTGGGGGAGCAAGCCTCAAAATGTTGAGCTTGTTGTTGATTCCCAAGCAGGAGCACTGATGGGAACAAAAGGATAACACCCTACTTTTTTTACCTTCTCTAATCCTTCACAGACTTGTAAAGCCAAATGAATATTGTGCGCCCACATTTCTGTCCCGCACGTGGTCTGCAGTCATCTTCTGGTGAAGAGAGCTCTAAAACAACTGACCAAGGGACCTCCACCACAATACCCAGCCTCTCTGTGTTACACAGGTGCTTACTACAGTGCCACTGCCTTCTCCAGGAGTACAGGTTTCTGCTGCCATACTGGCCAGAAACAGTTGCAGACCAGACCGAAGACATGTGAATTTTCTGGGTGGTGATCTTCCAGAATTACctatgtttttcctttctgtctaaAATGTGCATCATGTTCCCAACAGCACCCTCATTTCccctttctctgctttatttattcCCTGCTTCATATCATGAACctaaaatggaagtaaaattgGGATTTGTGCTCTAACTTTGGACAGTTTTTAACTTCAGGTCTGTCCTGTGATAATTCAACAAGCAGCTGACCAAATCACAGCTTAAACTATTTCTTAACATTGGTCTTCAGCTTGGAGACTTACGTATTTTTCAATGttcaaaaatgttaaatgttCATGTTTAGTTGGTGTAATTCCTTAACAAGTATTAACTTAATGTTTGATGtgatgtttaaaacaaaatccaaacctgtctaatttctggaatattttaaaaaatgtcttggTCTAAGCACAGACATTAACATGTAAAAGCTGAACAACTCTTATTCTGCTGCTTGGTTTAAAAACAATCACCCCTTCTCCTCAAACGTGTTAGGTGGCAGCAGAGAGTGATTATTCAGTCTGTGTTGCAAGTACCTTAGGATTTCTTTCCAGTGTATCTTCAGTCTGATAGAGCATAACCTCTTGTCCTGAGGCTGTCAGATTAACCCACACCTGTAGACAGGGATAAGGAAAGATGTCCTCATCCTCTGAGGCTTCATTGTTTGGGCAGAGAACTTTGTCCTTGATGTTGGCTTTGAGTAGCTTGCACACAGTTTCTGTTGTCCAAACActacaaagacaaaacaaaaggtATTGCTTTTAAATGCGATAGCAGCATCTGTTATGAATCGTGTGCTGGAGATGCATCTGTGTGTGCCAGCTGCAAGTGGTGGTATGGGTGGAGTTCATGGCTGTTTAGTCTTGGTGCTGTGAACTTTGTCTACTCCCAATCCATGGCTGCACCTGGAGAAGGGCTACCATAGGaaagcatttttgttgttgtttttgctgtttgttaTGCATTCTGTGGTTTGAAGTTAGATTCTAACCCCATCTGTAATCAGCTTCAAGTGttattcaggaaagaaaaattgctaTGGATTTTAATATATGGTAGTAAATATTTGGAAGTGCAGTGCACTTGATGTCTCGGGAATATTTTGACTAATTTCATTCAGTAATTCTCAGAACTCGGATCAATTCCCatattccccccccccttctccttttctttattaCAAGGACCTTTTGTATGAGTAAGTAGCAGGATTTTGTCTGGGAAAAGTTCATTTTTTGCTGTTACTTATCCCTTTTTCTCAAGAGTTACTCTTTTATTACTGATAATATAGTAAGCTTTTGCTTACAGCAGTACACTTTGGTGgcaaaaaagtaaagaaataaactCTCTCTAGGTCTTAAACTAATCTTTTTATATGCAAATGTCTTGTAATCAGTCTGGAAAAATGTTAATTACTCTGTTTTAAAGATaatgtttttcaaacatttttgaaCTTAAAGGTGCTCTTAGCAGGAAGAATGAGGTGGATGTACTTGCTTTCTCTATCAAAGTCTTCAAGCATGAAAAACTGAGCTGTGCTGTCTGTCTTGTTACTTCATTTTTTCGCAAATTGATTTTGTGTGCGGAGGCAGAacttgcaaaatgaaataaaaatgtgggtAATAGTAACTTCTTCAGTATTCATTGTGTTTTGCAACATGTGCTGTGGTAGACTGGGCTATTGAAGGCTCTAGTTTCTTATCATGGTTGATTTGGAAGATACAGATTCTCAGCTGAACAATTTTACCATGACTTCTGTTGCTCAAGTTTTTATAGTTTTATTGAAGAGAACACACCCTCCTGCACAGGGAAATCTTACCCCCACCCTGCATTTATGCAAGACTTAGCTTTCCATTATCAAACTTTGATACGCatagttgttttttattttacatgtttttatagTAAATGTTTTGATTTAGTCTGTTCTCATTCTAGCCCTGAAGATGATCCATTCCCTCTCTCTCATGCTTACCTGTAAATGCCTGATGACTTCTTggctcacttttttctttttcttctgtcttaaaATCTTATGAGCTCTTCAAGAGCATATTGTTTATTTATTGTACAATGTAGTGACATATATTTCAGCACTGTTTTAATAATTGTAtttgacaggaaaaagaaatagcttTGTGCTCATAAACAACTGGCTGTTATTACCTTTTAGTGTAGAATGGCACAATGGTGATCCCAATAAAAAAGTACATCATCATGGAGCATGCGACCATTCCCAGTCCCAGG
Proteins encoded in this window:
- the KCNMB1 gene encoding calcium-activated potassium channel subunit beta-1, which produces MLGKKLVTAQKRGETRALCLGLGMVACSMMMYFFIGITIVPFYTKSVWTTETVCKLLKANIKDKVLCPNNEASEDEDIFPYPCLQVWVNLTASGQEVMLYQTEDTLERNPKCSYVPGKSENSNEVKARIETIASNFKKYQTFPCYYDPGGTRTNVILSRLYPPEGLLFAFLWPTLMFTGGCLIIVLVKISQYVSVLSAWQ